AAGCTCGCGCCGCTATCCTGTGCGTGACCAGAAAACCAACCGGGAGCGTTCTTATCCTACTTCGCACTTTCCTGACAGTCGTCCTGCTAACCTGTTTCCAGCACGTCAACACTTCGAACGCAATCGCGGCAGACGTCGAAGTTGTTATCGGCGGGCTGTTGAAGGAGGAAGGCGGCACGTGGAGCCCAGATGACAGCCCTTTTAAACGCCCCTTCGGAATCGATTTCAATCGGCAGGGCCAGATGTTCATTGTGGAGCTGGAAGGTGGCCGAATCCATCGCCTCGACCCGGACGGAACGCTCACGAAAGTTTCCGGTGACGGATCGAAGAGCTACAAAGGTGACGGAGGCCCGTTTTCAGCCGCAACCTACAACGGAATGCACAACTGCGCGGTGACGCCGAATGGCGACCTGTACATTGCCGATAGCTGGAATCACTGCATTCGCCGAGTCGACGCAAAGACCGGTGTCATCACGACGATGGCCGGTACTGACAAGCCGGGCTTCAGCGGCGATGGTGGACCTGCATTGGCTGCTCAGTTCGACTTCATCATGTGCATCACGTTAAACTCCGCGAATGACGTGCTGCACGTTGCCGACCTCAAGAACCGCCGCATTCGTGCCGTCGACCTGACATCAGGCGTGGTCACGACAATTGCGGGCAACGGGGAAAAGGGTGTGCCTTCGGACGGAGCAAAAGCAACGGAAGCTCCATTGGTAGATCCGCGAGCAGTCACGGCCGATTCGAAAGGCAACGTCTACATTCTTGAACGCAGCGGAAACGCTCTGCGCGTGGTCAAACCGGACGGAACCATTCACACCGTTGCAGGCGACGGGACACGCGGCCCCAAAGACGGGCCGGCGTTGCAGGCTCAGTTCGGTTCGCCGAAACACGTCTGCGTGGATGACGAGGACAATGTCTATATTGCTGACGACGCTAACAAAGCCATTCGGAAATTCGATCCCGTGGCGAAAACGGTTTCAACCGTTCTTGGGCGAGGTCACGGCGATAAACGTATTCAACTGCTACAGCCGCATGGAGTGTGCTGGCAGGATGACTGGCTGTATGTGCTGGACACCAGCCACAATCGCCTTTTTCGAATGAAGCTGTAACGCGACGGCGACTTTCGCCGCGCCTTTAATGTTTCGCTGCAACGTAGTGACTCGCTGCGCGCTCGGCGCGAATGCCCGCCACAGCACTTGTGTGGGGTTGAGGGCAGTTCTGCAGATTGGGACGATTTTCCCACGTGCCCCCTGTCGGCAAATGGTGGAATCCAGGCAAGTCTGACCGATTTCTTTCGATCACACGTAACGGCGATGCGCGCCTTTCTATTACGAACATTGATCGTGAGACTCAGTCGATATGTCAGCAGCCACACAAACCTCACTGGACGAAATCCTGCACTCGAAGCAGGTCCCCAGCCTGCCGGAAGTGGCATTGCGAATTGTCGAAATTTCGCAGCAGCCCGAACCGGATACTCAGGAGCTGATCAAAACCGTTCGCCTGGATCCCGCAATTGCCGGTCGCATTCTAAAGTTTGCCAACTCGGCACTGTTCGGTTTGCGCAAGCGGCCCACGTCGGTCGAAGCAGCTGTTCCAATGCTGGGTACGACGTTGGTTCGGACACTGGCGCTTGGCTTTTCTCTGGCTCAGCAATCGCGTTCCACAGACACATTAAAGGCGCGTTTTCGGCAACTTTGGCGAGAATCGCTGTTCCAGGCTTCGGCTGCCGAAGCGCTGGCAGAACGAGTCACCGGCGCGGATGCTCCGACATGGTTTTTGGCTGGTCTGTTGCAGGACATCGGTCAGATCGCGATGCTGAATGTCGCGATGGCAGAATATGATGAACATGTCCTGCAACCCGTCGCCGACGAATCTCGCCTTCAATTGGAAATCAATCACTTCGGATTTTCGCACGTCGATGTGAGCGCCGGGTTGTGTACCGCCTGGGGTTTGGACCCGGAAATCGTTGCCGCCGTCACCTCACATCACAAGCCAGTGAGGACCATTAATCCGAAGGCGTGTAGCGAATTGAAGGTTGGTGTGGCGGCTGCTGCGAGCTGTTCTGAATACATGGATGCGCTGGGGACGCGATTGGAATCGACTCGATCAGACGTGGAAAAGTATCTGATCGAAGGCTATGGCTGTTTGCCGGACGAATTGCAGGTTCTGTTGGCAGAGATGGACAGACGTGCGGTGGAATTGGCGAGCGGTTTTTCCGTCGACATCGGTTCCGCACCGCCTCGAAACCGCATTCTGGCTCAGGCGCAGTCGCTGCTGCGACGAATTGCGATGGAAAATAAGCTGGCTTCCTGTTCGGGCGTTGATCCCGTCGCCACGTCCCAGAACAATCGCTCAACCGATGCGGTGGAAGATACAGAAGGTAACGAACCAGCGGAATGGAAAGAGCTTTTGGACGACGATCGAGCGAACTGCAACCGTCGGTTTCTGGACAAGGCACTGCCGCAGGAGTTGGCGAAGGCTCACGGCATCGGCGAAACCGTAGGGCTGCTGAAGATCGATTTCGCAGACGCAAACATTCAAAGCCAGCAGGACGCCAATCAGCCGGTTGCAGCTTCAGAAATTCTGGAGCTTGTCACGAACTCCGTCCGCCCGACGGACAACGTGATCCGCGCGAGTGACACCTCGGCCGTCGTGATTCTGCCGGGCCTAAGTTACGACATCCTGAACCGCATTGCGGCTCGTATTCAGGGACTGATCAACGAACGACTCGATCTCATCGACGGCGACGCCAGTTCCGCGCTGGTCGGCGGCGTTATCGTTATGCCGGAAGGTCGCAAGCCATTGAAGTCGGACAAGGTGCTGAAGGTGCTGGAAGAATCGGCTTCGCAAGCCGAAAAACTGTCCGCTACCCGAGTCGCCTTTCAGTTGCTGCTTGGCAAGAAAGCCAAGCAACTGGCACCAATTGGATAGGCCGACTCAAAAACCAGACGGCGTTATGCGTCGTCATTTGGCGGCGGAGCAAAGCCTCGCCGCATCGTGTTTTCTGTCACGTTGATCGGCACCATGAATTGCAGCAGGTAGTCGGGGCCGCCGGCTTTTGTACCGATGCCGCTCATGCGAAAACCACCGAACGGTTGTCGCTGCACGATGGCTCCGGTGATCTCACGGTTCAAGTACAAGTTACCGACTTCAAACTCGTTGCGAGCTCGTTTCAACGTTGAAGGGCTACGGCTGTAGACTCCGCCGGTTAGCGCGTAACGCGTGTTATTGGCGACGGTGAAAGCTTCGTCCAGGTTTCGCACTTTCATGACGGAAAGCACGGGGCCGAAGATTTCGTCCTGAGCCAAATTCGAATCCGGGTCGACGCCGGTAATGATGTGCGGGCCAACAAACGTGCCCTGTTTGTCCAAAGTTTTCGTGTCGATACTCAAAGCGACTTCTTCGCCTACTTCGGCATCGACCGTTTTGATGGCGGCCAGGATTCGCTGCTTCGCGTCATCGTCGATCACGGGACCGACTTTTGTAGATGGATCTTCGGCAGCGCCAATTTTCAGACTCTTGGTGGCTTCGATCAGACGTTCAATAAATTGGTCGTATGCGCCTTCCAGCACGATCACTCGGGAACACGCAGAACACTTCTGTCCCGCATATCCAAACGCGCTGTGCATGACTCCAACGACTGCTTCGTCAAGGTCTGCGTCGGCATCCACGATGATTGCGTTTTTGCCGCCCATTTCTGCGATGACGTGTCGCACGCTCGTCTGTCGCTCGTCCGTGTCCGAAGCGACTCGATTGATTTCCAGACCGACAGTCTGCGAACCGGTGAAGCACACCATGTCGACATCCGGGCTGGCAATCAGTTCCGGACCCACGTCTTCGCCGATGCCCGGCAGGAAGTTGACGACCCCGTCCGGAACGCCGGCGTTGCGAATGATCTCCATCAATTTCGCACCGACTACCGACGATTGTTCGGCCGGCTTCATCACCACCGTGTTACCTGTGACGATGGCGGCGGTTGTCATTCCGGTCAGAATCGCGAGCGGGAAATTCCACGGAGCAATCACGACGGCGACTCCGCGCGGGCGATAGCTGTAGCTGTTTTCTTCGCCCTTGAAGTCGCACTGCTGCGGTTCGTCCAACCGTCGCATTTCGTGAGCGTAATACATGCAGAAGTCGATCGCTTCGGCGACGTCACCGTCGGCTTCGGCCCATGGCTTGCCGACTTCGAAGCAGATCCACGCCGCGAGTTCGAAGCGTCGTTCGCGCATTTCGGCGGCGATCAGTTCCAGGTATTCGCAGCGGTTGCTGGTTTCCATGGCCGCCCACTGAGGGAACGCTCGATGAGCAGCGTCGACGGCGTCGGCCGCCTGATCGGCGCTGGCGGCCGCCACATGACCGATGACGTCGGAAATGTCGGAAGGATTGCGAGAACTGAGCGTGCTGCGGCTTTCGCTGGACTTGCCGTCGATGACCAGGGGATACGTCTGGCCGAATTCGCTGCGCACGAAGTCCAGAGCTTCCTGCATCGCCGTTCGGTTGGCTTCGATGCTGAAGTCGGTGAGTGGTTCATTCTGGAAGCCCGCGGCGGGCTCGTCTTCGATCGGAGGTTCGGCAACAGCGTGATCGGATGGTTTCATAAGAAGTTTCTCAACGGCAACGTGTTCGGTGAAACTCTGTCGCAGAAAGGAATCGTTGGACGTGTTTTCCAGCAGCCGTCGCACAAGATAGGCCATGCCGGGAATGAGTTCGCCAAAAGGCGTGTAAACTCGGACGCGATGCCCGCGTTCGGTGAACAACTGAGCCTGTTGGTCGCTCATGCCGTACAGCATCTGGACTTCGACGGCTCGCTGAGGCACTTTGTATTCTTCGGCCCATGCCAACCCATGAGCCAGACTTCGCAGGTTGTGACTGGCCAAAGCCGGTCGCAACCATTCGTAGTTCTTCATCAAAAAGCGGCAGTGCTGTTCGAAGCTATCGTCCGACTGCCACTTGCGGCGAAACACGGGACATGGCCAGTTGCGGTATTCGGACCGAATGGTTTCGTAGTCCCAGTATGCTCCTTTGACCAGTCTGATCGTGATGGCGGTGCCGCGTTTTTTTGTCCAGGCCAGCAGTCGTTTCAGGTCTTCGCCCGCATCTTCAAGATACGCCTGGACCACGATGCCGGCGTCGGCAAATTCACGGAATTCGTCTTCCATCAGCACATGCTGGAAAATATCGAGCGTCAGCTCCTTATAGTCATACTGTTCCATGTCGAAGTGGACGTATGCGCTGTGTTCCTGAGCGGCTCGCAAAATGGGCCGCAGCCTGTGGAGCACTCGGTCGCGTGTGCCAGCGTGGTCGATGGGCGAAAACTGGCTGTCCAACGCCGAAAGTTTGAGGCTGACGTTAAGGCGTGGGATGGCTCCGTTGTGGTCGTGGTCGATGATCGCCACTTCGGACCAACCGTCCACTTGTTCGGACATGCCTGCGATAAGGTCCAGATACTGCTGCTGGTAGCGGTCGGCTTCAACGTCGCTGATGATGGCTTCGCCCAGCAAATCCAGCGTGAAGGCGAGCCCGTTCTTGCGAAGCTGTTGGACCGACTTCAGGACTTCGCCCGCATTTTCGCCGGCGATAAAGCGTCGCGCCATGCGAGCGGCATTGGTGCGAGCGTTGTAGGCAAGCGCGCGGCTGAGAATGCTGTTGTTGGTGGACAGGTCCAGGCCGATGCGAGCGGCCCAGGGCAGGTGCGACTTTACGTCTTCGAAGTATTCGTCGAGATGTTCGGCAATCGACGTGTGTGTCCGCAGCATCGGCAGCACATCGACAAAGCGAAACATCTGCACCTTGACGGCTTCGTCTTCCATCGCCCAGTTCATCAGGCGATCTTCCCACCAGCGTCCGTGGAAAATGGACGACGAACGGGAATTCAGGCGACCAAACAGGTCTTCGCCAATTTCCTGCGTTCGCTGTTCAACTCGATCTTCAATACGAACGCGTTTGGCCATGGATGAACGGAAATCACGCCGTGTCGGCGGTTCTGGATAGTCTGGAGACGAGATGAAAAAACGGAAAACGGTTCGAAGCCGAACACCAAACGCTGTCGAGTCGGGGATTCTAGGAAGAATTGCTCAAACGTGAAACAGGGCGAATGCGGATTGTCACCGATTGACAGCAAAACGCAGAATGATCCTCCGCCGCAGCTCAAAAGATTGCGACTGTCGACCACGATTGTCACAGTTCAACCGCAAACTTTTTTCGCGCACTGGCTGAATTCAAATGACTACTCCCCTTAAGCCGTCCCTGTTAAATCGGACCACGCGACAGTGCGGTGCAACTGGAATCGTCATCCTGGCAGCGACCAGTCTGGTTCTGGCGGCGATGGGCCGCCACTTTTGGTGCGAGTGTGGAGGGTTGGAACCGTTCTCGTGGGACATCTGGTCGCAACACAATTCACAGCATCTGATAGACCCCTACTTTTTTACTCACGTACTGCACGGCATCCTTTTCTACGCACTACTGGGGTGGCTGTGGAAGTCCTTGAGTATTGAATACCGTTTTTCGGTGGCCATTTTGCTGGAATCCAGTTGGGAGATGCTGGAAAACACGCCCATGGTGATTGAGCGATATCGCAGCGTCACGATTTCGCTGGACTATTACGGCGACTCGATCGCGAATTCAATCATGGACGTGATCGCCTGTGCCATCGGTTTCGCGATCGCCTGTCGTTTTCGTCCTCGCGTTTCGGTCGCGGTGTTTGTGGCCACCGAGCTGATTTTGCTAATCACAATTCGCGATTGCCTGACGTTAAACGTCGTGATGTTGCTCTGGCCGCTCGAAGCGATCAAAACCTGGCAGATGGGGCTGAGGTAAATTACCGTCCCGTTGTCGGCACCCAGGGGTTCCACGAACAGTAGTACATCGCCTTGGGGACGCTGGCATCCAGCAGGCCTTCCAGCATGGCGTTCGGAGGATCTGCTTTGCCCGAAAGAAACAGGTCCATCAGCGTCGGCGTCGACGAGTATTCCACGGCTTCGTAGTCTGAAACGCCGGCCTTGGCAGCAAGAGCCTTCAACGCATCTTCTTCGTAGCCAACTTCATCGGCCATTCCGTTTTCAAGAGCCTGCGTTGCCGTATAAATCTGGCCGGTCGCGATATCGCGAACCTGTTGTTCGTTTAGTTTGCTGCGATTGTCCGCGATGACGTTCACGAAGCGGTCGAAGGAATCGGCGATGATGACGTCCCAGACCTCACGTTCCTGTTCAGACAGGTCTCGAAACGGATTCAGCGAATCTTTTAACGGTCCTGTGGCCAGCGGTTCGACTTTCACGCCGATCTTCTCTGCCAGTTCTGTGGCGTTATAGCGTGGAATAATGACGCCGATAGACCCTGTCCACGTGGTCGGTTCCACAAAGATGCGGCCCTCTTCGCCGATGCCCATCGCAATGTAGTAACCGCCCGACGCTGCAAGACGCTTCATGGCGACGTACACCGGCTTTGCCGCAGCCAGCTTCTGAAGCTCGTGATAAAGCTGATGGCTGTCCGCGACCAAACCGCCAGGGCTGTCGATCGACAGAAGGACTCCCTTGACGCTGTCGTCGTCGATGGCTGCTTTGATTTGTTCGAGCCACCTTTCGGTATACGGCGGCATAATGGTGCCGGAAAAGTTGATCACGGCCAGCTTGTCCGAAGCCAGCCTGCTTCCCGAATGATGCGACCGCTGCACGGTGGCAGTCGCCGATGCCGATTCCGCTGCCGTTCTAAGAATGAACATGATGTTCATCAGAATCGAAGCCGCCAGAATCGCCACCAAAATTCGGCGGCCAGCAGACTTCAGAGTTGAATCGCCCGCTTCTACTTTGATCACGACGGAATTGGCCGTGACCGTTTTTGATTCGCCGGGGGACATTCGTTGTTCGTCAGTCATTGAGTTCGTTCCGTGAAATTCTGTCGCTTGATCCGCCCGCAACGCACCGGCAGGATCTGCCGGATTCTGGTCGAAATCGACGGCAATGTGAAGACAGGCGATTTCGCGAGGGTTTGGCGGTAGTGCTGAATGTCTGGCTGGCGCACGTCCTATCCTTAATGCAAGCGACGAATCTGATTGTGCGGAAGAAATGGGGCGTTGGTGAACGTCGATATGTTCACGGAAGGCTTTGGCGTGCCGGAGCCTGCAACCGTTCGGTGTTTTCAACCCCGACGCAATGACCTGAGGTCAAATCAGGGAGATCGACCATGAACAAGAAAAGCCGCTTTCGTAAACACTTGCTGTCTGCCACGTTCGCAGCACTGCCCCTCGCAGCCGTGGCCGCAGATTTGCCGGATACAGCAGGTTCTCCAACACAGTCTGAATCGCTGCGGCCAGTCGCGGAAACATTTCGGCTGAAGTCTGTGCCGCATATCCAGAAGCCGTCCAGCGGCATCGTGCAGGTGCAGTACGAAGAAGCATCTCCGACTGTGGGCTACCACCCTCAGAACGTTTTTCATGCCAATGGTGCTGGCAAAGGTTCGTTCACGTTCCAGCATTCTGCAGAAACCGGAATGCCGGAATTCGTGCAGACTCAGTACGCCCAGGCACAGCCGCCTATGCGCCGCCGCGAATGGCGTCGCATGATGGCACAGCAGCAGGCTCAACAAGCGGCTCAGAACGGCGGCACCAACGGCGCTCAGAATGCTGCGTCACAAGGCGGCGCGCAGAACATGGCCGCCAATGCGTCAGTGGAAGAAGAACGACCGAGTTTCTTCAAGCGGCTGTTTGGTCGATTCGGTGGTGACTCAGAAGAAGAAGTGGACGATTCGCAAATCCTGCCAGGCGAGCCGGCACCAAAGATTCCGAAGCCGCCCGCTATCGTCTATGAGACCAATGCTGGCAGTCCTGCCAGGGGCGCGAAGAGCAACAACAGTGGTGTGCCTGCACGAACCGCTTCGTTCAAGCATCAGAAAATGAGTACGCCGCCGATGGTACCGGGCGTGGACGTTCCATGGCAGCAGGATCAGCCAGCCAGCGTCGCTCAAAAGCCGACGCCTGCCGCGCAGGCCAACTCGCGCCAACAAAACCAACCTGCGCTGGCCGGCGTGCCAATGGCAAACGATGACAGCTTCGTTGACCCGTTCCTCGCTCCACCTGTTCCAGACGACGAGACTACTGACACAGACACCGTCAATGGCGCCGACGATGTGCTGCTGGATCTTGATTCGCTGCTGGAAAAAGAAACCACGCCTCGTCAGGTGCAACGCACTCCAGCGGAAGTTCCCGAGGCTCGCACGGCTGAAAATGTGTCGCGTCAGGCCGAAGTGCAGCAGGAAACCGCTGCCGCGCCTGCAGCGAAAACTGAAGAACCTTTCACCGGGCACACGATTGACGCGGACGAAGCGTTGTTGACCGCAGAGCAGGTCCGGAACGCAACCCAGCCGGCGAATTCTGAGGAGCCTGATGAGATTCATGCGGTCCCGCCACTCACAGATGATTTGCAGGACCTGAAAGAGCCGGCCATGCAGATGCCGGTGACTGAAACGGTGGATGATTCCGCGAAGGCTGAGCCGATCTTCGAAAAAGTACCGTCGCTGGACGATGTCAAGCAGTCGGAGCATGCCGAAGACGCAGCTCTGCCGAGTACCGATTCGTCCAGCAAGTCGACTCGTGGACTTCAGGTATCGCAGTCGAAGTCGGCGGCCGTGACCAGAAATCCGGCTCCGGCCGCAGGCAGCAATGTCTATGTCAGTCGCGCTCGTCGAGAACACCAGCGGTATCTCATTATGTCGCGTTCGAGCCAGACGGGTTTCAAGGGATTCTGCCCGGTGGAACTGCGCAATAGCCGCGACCTGGTGGATTCGAAGAAAGAGTACTCAGCCAAGTTCGGCGTGGCGACGTACCACTTCAGCTCACCAGAGGCACTGGCAGCCTTCGAAGCCAATCCGGCCCGCTACGCACCTGCCGCCAGCGGCAACGATGTGGTACTGCTGGTCAACACGGGCGAAGAAGTCACCGGCGGTCTGGACTTCTCGCTGTGGTACCACGACCGGTTGTACATGTTCCGGTCGCGCGAAACGCAACAGCTGTTCTCCCGCGACCCAGGCCGATACGCCGATCAATATTGATCAGCAGACCGCAGTCGACTGAAACGATCAAAGCCCGGCCTTTTCAACAAAGGCCGGGCTTTTCTGTGCGCGGTTCAAAGCCGAAGATTCAATGCCAAACGAAGTCTCCCGGTGGGCTTGTCGAGTCGACAACCGGACAGCCCGCCAACTTCGAGCAACTGAAGCTCAGTCGTTGAGATCAGTCGTTTAAAATAGCGATGAAATGATCTCGCCTTCGTCAAGAAGGCTGTATGGTCGTCCGAGGCTGTCGACGAAACTGAGATCGTCAACGCCCATCGCGTGGTAGACAGTCTTGGCGATATGAGCGGGCGTGATTTTGTTTTCGATCGGGTGCTCAGCGTACCGGTCACTCGCTCCATAGGTTTGGCCGCCCTGCACTCCACCGCCCGCGAGAACGTCGGTCAGGCAATACGTCCAGTGGTCACGGCCCGCTCCGGAAACTCCACCAGAACGAATGTCACCGATTTTTGGCTTGCGTCCCATTTCACTGGTGACGAGTAACAACGTTTCGTCCAGAAGGCTGCGCTGGGCCAGGTCTTCTACCAAAGCTGAAAAGCCGCGATCAAATTCCGGAAGTAGGTCATCCTTCAGGCAGCCGAAGTTGTTGCCATGCGTATCCCAACTACCCGCGCTGCGACATTTTTTCCCGAGCTTGCCAAGGTCGCCTTTCCAGAACACGGTGATAAACGGAACCTCCGCTTCGACCAGACGCCGCGCGACCAGAAGGCTCATTCCGTTGACCGTCTTGCCGTACCGTTCAATGGTGGCAGGCGACTCATCAGCGACATTAAACGCGGTGGTTGTCTGCGACGACATCAACAGCGACACGGCTCGCTTTTGGTGCTTGTCAAATGTTTCGGCGACCTGTGATCGCTCAAACTGTCGGCGAGCTACGTCGATTTCCTTCAGCAGTGAGTAGCGTTCTGTGAGTCGGTCGGCAGTGACGTCGCCTTCCAAAGCCAGAGACGGTGCGCTGAAGCTTAACGGTTTCGCCCGATCACCGTTGATGTACAGCGGGTCGTGCTCCACGCCGATGCGAGCCGCAAACTGGCCGGGGCGTGTGTACGGTGCCCGGCTTGGCTTGTGAGGCAGCGTGATGGCGTTGGGCAGGAATTCGTTTTGCGTTCGTTTGGATGCCACGACACTGCCCATGAATGGCCAGTCGTCGGGAAGTGGCGTGCGATTGTTACCGAGCGTGATGAACGATTGATCGGGGACATGCCCCGTCAGATTGTGGTAATAACCAGCGTGGTGGTCGTTAGTATTGACGGTGCCGTCGATGGAATTCACCACCGCAAGATGGTGAGCCTGCTTGGCCAACATTGGAAGGTGTTCACACAGCTGAACACCGGGAGCGCTGGTTTCGATGGGTTGAAACGGTCCGCGGTAGTCAGACGGCGCGTCTGGTTTCATGTCCCACATATCAATGTGTGATGCGCCGCCACACAGGAAAAACAGAATGGTGGACTTGGCTTTTCCGGCACGCCGCTGATCGACGGCCTGGGCGGAAGGTGAACCGGTGGCACTCAACCCTGCGAGGCCTGTCGCGGAAGCCACGAGAAATTTGCGTCGTTCCATTGATCTTGTGTCCGGCGGGGAGCGAAGCTCTGTGGAGGGATGAGGAAGCGAGGCGATGGCCGCCTCTGACTTGGCGTGACCCATATGGTGCCACAAGCTGTGCTCAAACGCAAGTTGTATTGGCAGTCGGTGGCCACGCACTTCTGTTTGCGCGACAGTTCTACGGAAGATGACGAGTCACGGGTCTTGCGTGCCGCAACTTCAGCAGATGCCTGATTGCAATGTGACGCGAAGTCGCTTGTCCTCATCAGTCGCTTCAAGCCTAACAAATGTCTGCGGGTTTAATGCAGCCATACGCTAACGGCTGCGGCAATGAAAAATTTTCGCGTGATGGTCAAAGTCGGACGACATGTCTCGTACCGATTCCCTGAACACAATGCCGCAGCCATCGTTTTAAGACTGCTTCTGCTCCCTGAACCCGCACTGGATAAGCGTTCACCAGATTCAGTGATCGCCGGATTCAGCTATCGACAAACAATGGAAGTCGAACGAACCTATAAGCGGTTGACGGACAGTGCCCAGCCACTGATTTGATATTCGCCAACAGTCTGAACGCCCATTGAACTCCTGACAGGGAATTCAACGGAAACTCTTTCCTGAGTAATGCCGGCGAGCTATTCACGGTAAGCTGTGAAGCCATCTGCATGGCACGGTCACTGGATTTGATGCGATCATGGGATCGCCTGAGTAAACGCAGGGGCGCGTGTTTCTGCGATGTGTCGTAACTAACGCGAGCGTCAACAATGCCCATTGACCCTGAAGATGTCGCACGCATCCTGCGAGCGATTATCGAAGAACCACTGGCCAGCCGATCTGCTGTGCTTGATCGCGAATGTGGCGCCGATGCCGAACTTCGCCGACACATCGAAGGTCTTCTAAAAGAGCAATCTGCGTCCGACGCGACGGATGACACGTTTATTGGTTCGTCCGACAGTGATCCGGCTTCGTGGAGTGAGGTTGATGAATCGGGGGCAACACGTTTCGGCGAAATGCCGTCAACCGC
This DNA window, taken from Fuerstiella marisgermanici, encodes the following:
- a CDS encoding sensor domain-containing diguanylate cyclase; translation: MSAATQTSLDEILHSKQVPSLPEVALRIVEISQQPEPDTQELIKTVRLDPAIAGRILKFANSALFGLRKRPTSVEAAVPMLGTTLVRTLALGFSLAQQSRSTDTLKARFRQLWRESLFQASAAEALAERVTGADAPTWFLAGLLQDIGQIAMLNVAMAEYDEHVLQPVADESRLQLEINHFGFSHVDVSAGLCTAWGLDPEIVAAVTSHHKPVRTINPKACSELKVGVAAAASCSEYMDALGTRLESTRSDVEKYLIEGYGCLPDELQVLLAEMDRRAVELASGFSVDIGSAPPRNRILAQAQSLLRRIAMENKLASCSGVDPVATSQNNRSTDAVEDTEGNEPAEWKELLDDDRANCNRRFLDKALPQELAKAHGIGETVGLLKIDFADANIQSQQDANQPVAASEILELVTNSVRPTDNVIRASDTSAVVILPGLSYDILNRIAARIQGLINERLDLIDGDASSALVGGVIVMPEGRKPLKSDKVLKVLEESASQAEKLSATRVAFQLLLGKKAKQLAPIG
- the pruA gene encoding L-glutamate gamma-semialdehyde dehydrogenase — encoded protein: MAKRVRIEDRVEQRTQEIGEDLFGRLNSRSSSIFHGRWWEDRLMNWAMEDEAVKVQMFRFVDVLPMLRTHTSIAEHLDEYFEDVKSHLPWAARIGLDLSTNNSILSRALAYNARTNAARMARRFIAGENAGEVLKSVQQLRKNGLAFTLDLLGEAIISDVEADRYQQQYLDLIAGMSEQVDGWSEVAIIDHDHNGAIPRLNVSLKLSALDSQFSPIDHAGTRDRVLHRLRPILRAAQEHSAYVHFDMEQYDYKELTLDIFQHVLMEDEFREFADAGIVVQAYLEDAGEDLKRLLAWTKKRGTAITIRLVKGAYWDYETIRSEYRNWPCPVFRRKWQSDDSFEQHCRFLMKNYEWLRPALASHNLRSLAHGLAWAEEYKVPQRAVEVQMLYGMSDQQAQLFTERGHRVRVYTPFGELIPGMAYLVRRLLENTSNDSFLRQSFTEHVAVEKLLMKPSDHAVAEPPIEDEPAAGFQNEPLTDFSIEANRTAMQEALDFVRSEFGQTYPLVIDGKSSESRSTLSSRNPSDISDVIGHVAAASADQAADAVDAAHRAFPQWAAMETSNRCEYLELIAAEMRERRFELAAWICFEVGKPWAEADGDVAEAIDFCMYYAHEMRRLDEPQQCDFKGEENSYSYRPRGVAVVIAPWNFPLAILTGMTTAAIVTGNTVVMKPAEQSSVVGAKLMEIIRNAGVPDGVVNFLPGIGEDVGPELIASPDVDMVCFTGSQTVGLEINRVASDTDERQTSVRHVIAEMGGKNAIIVDADADLDEAVVGVMHSAFGYAGQKCSACSRVIVLEGAYDQFIERLIEATKSLKIGAAEDPSTKVGPVIDDDAKQRILAAIKTVDAEVGEEVALSIDTKTLDKQGTFVGPHIITGVDPDSNLAQDEIFGPVLSVMKVRNLDEAFTVANNTRYALTGGVYSRSPSTLKRARNEFEVGNLYLNREITGAIVQRQPFGGFRMSGIGTKAGGPDYLLQFMVPINVTENTMRRGFAPPPNDDA
- a CDS encoding DUF2585 family protein, which codes for MTTPLKPSLLNRTTRQCGATGIVILAATSLVLAAMGRHFWCECGGLEPFSWDIWSQHNSQHLIDPYFFTHVLHGILFYALLGWLWKSLSIEYRFSVAILLESSWEMLENTPMVIERYRSVTISLDYYGDSIANSIMDVIACAIGFAIACRFRPRVSVAVFVATELILLITIRDCLTLNVVMLLWPLEAIKTWQMGLR
- the sppA gene encoding signal peptide peptidase SppA yields the protein MTDEQRMSPGESKTVTANSVVIKVEAGDSTLKSAGRRILVAILAASILMNIMFILRTAAESASATATVQRSHHSGSRLASDKLAVINFSGTIMPPYTERWLEQIKAAIDDDSVKGVLLSIDSPGGLVADSHQLYHELQKLAAAKPVYVAMKRLAASGGYYIAMGIGEEGRIFVEPTTWTGSIGVIIPRYNATELAEKIGVKVEPLATGPLKDSLNPFRDLSEQEREVWDVIIADSFDRFVNVIADNRSKLNEQQVRDIATGQIYTATQALENGMADEVGYEEDALKALAAKAGVSDYEAVEYSSTPTLMDLFLSGKADPPNAMLEGLLDASVPKAMYYCSWNPWVPTTGR
- a CDS encoding DUF1501 domain-containing protein gives rise to the protein MERRKFLVASATGLAGLSATGSPSAQAVDQRRAGKAKSTILFFLCGGASHIDMWDMKPDAPSDYRGPFQPIETSAPGVQLCEHLPMLAKQAHHLAVVNSIDGTVNTNDHHAGYYHNLTGHVPDQSFITLGNNRTPLPDDWPFMGSVVASKRTQNEFLPNAITLPHKPSRAPYTRPGQFAARIGVEHDPLYINGDRAKPLSFSAPSLALEGDVTADRLTERYSLLKEIDVARRQFERSQVAETFDKHQKRAVSLLMSSQTTTAFNVADESPATIERYGKTVNGMSLLVARRLVEAEVPFITVFWKGDLGKLGKKCRSAGSWDTHGNNFGCLKDDLLPEFDRGFSALVEDLAQRSLLDETLLLVTSEMGRKPKIGDIRSGGVSGAGRDHWTYCLTDVLAGGGVQGGQTYGASDRYAEHPIENKITPAHIAKTVYHAMGVDDLSFVDSLGRPYSLLDEGEIISSLF